A genome region from Christensenella minuta includes the following:
- a CDS encoding patatin-like phospholipase family protein, protein MIGLIDGGGGMRGVYTAGIYDRMLDENAKIDYGIGVSAGAANMITYLAGQHGRTLTFFADYTFRREYMSAGNWLRDRNYLNLNYIYTTLTNRGGENPLDYEAFAKTSCPFFIVATDAQTGKAHYFTRGDIAQDNYDVLKASCAIPAACKPYPVNGRLYFDGGVAEPIPYQKAFDDGCDKVIVLITRREDYVKPKQKNMRLLGWMLKKYPEIVDRIAHRHEAYNRSIGELRELVRQGRALLVAPADDCGVNTFTKDREAFVRLYGKGYEDGRKVADFIRDNS, encoded by the coding sequence ATGATTGGCTTGATCGACGGGGGCGGCGGGATGCGCGGCGTCTATACCGCGGGTATTTACGACCGCATGCTGGATGAAAATGCAAAAATCGATTACGGGATCGGCGTATCCGCCGGGGCCGCCAATATGATTACCTATCTGGCGGGCCAGCACGGGCGAACGCTTACCTTCTTCGCGGACTATACCTTCCGCAGGGAATATATGAGTGCCGGCAACTGGCTCAGGGACCGGAATTACCTGAATCTCAATTATATTTACACCACGCTCACGAACCGTGGGGGCGAAAACCCTCTCGATTACGAGGCGTTCGCAAAAACTTCCTGCCCTTTTTTTATCGTGGCAACGGATGCGCAGACAGGAAAGGCGCACTATTTCACGCGCGGCGATATTGCGCAGGACAACTATGACGTCCTGAAGGCATCCTGTGCGATTCCGGCGGCGTGCAAGCCGTATCCGGTGAACGGCAGACTGTATTTCGACGGCGGCGTCGCTGAGCCGATCCCCTATCAAAAAGCTTTCGACGACGGCTGCGATAAGGTCATCGTGCTGATTACACGGCGGGAAGATTATGTGAAGCCAAAACAAAAAAATATGCGTTTACTCGGCTGGATGCTGAAAAAATACCCGGAAATTGTGGACAGGATCGCGCACCGCCATGAGGCATACAACCGGTCCATCGGGGAACTCAGGGAACTTGTACGGCAGGGCCGCGCGCTTCTCGTCGCACCTGCGGACGACTGCGGCGTCAATACCTTCACAAAGGACAGGGAGGCATTTGTGCGCTTGTATGGCAAGGGCTATGAAGACGGCCGGAAAGTGGCGGACTTTATACGGGACAACAGCTGA
- a CDS encoding efflux RND transporter permease subunit, producing MSGLANLVVKHKKAILALFIAAAAICAVLQSFVAVNYNMVDYLPPEAQSTKALEIMQEEFDADMPNASVMVKDVSIEEALAYKQKLAEVSGVDSVLWLDDVADLKQPLETADADTVQGYYKNGNALYTVTIADGMEQEASDAIRELIGEDGALAGESPDLATMQQATGAEVGNAMAILLPIIIAILILSSSSWIEPLLFILTIGISILINMGTNIFFGEVSFMTNSVSPILQLAVSLDYAIFLLHSFADNRKKYGDVNEAMRHAVKESASTIAASAATTLFGFLALTFMDFQIGADLGWNLAKGIVLSFVTTMVFLPALTLCTVRLIDKTRHRRLMPNFKNVNKVFSKLAVPALILVILVVVPAFLGQGQTGFVYGNSSAAQASESGRAKEEIQEEFGQSTIMALLVPRGDVSKEFAMGGELGDLNHVTAVVSYANMVGAAYPPEFLGEDVTGQFYSDHYARIVVYTDTPAEGDAAFGTVEEIMAVARSYYGDTVYSVGESANLYDMKNVVQEDNRFVTILAVIAIFLVLLVTFKSGTLPFLLLLTIEAGIWINLAIPYFTGTSINFIGYLVLNTVQLGATVDYAILLTTTYMRNRKAMPQKEAMHQAMGDSFKSILVSAATLATAGFTLYATSSNPAVSDIGLLLGRGTLLSLFMVICFLPALLRIFDKAIAKTTYKAGFLIDRSKAK from the coding sequence ATGAGCGGATTGGCAAACTTGGTAGTGAAGCACAAAAAGGCGATTCTTGCGCTGTTTATTGCAGCAGCGGCGATATGCGCGGTATTGCAGTCGTTTGTGGCTGTAAATTACAATATGGTGGACTATCTGCCGCCGGAAGCACAGTCGACAAAAGCGCTGGAGATTATGCAGGAAGAATTCGACGCCGATATGCCGAACGCCAGCGTTATGGTAAAAGACGTTTCCATCGAGGAAGCGCTTGCGTATAAACAGAAGCTTGCGGAGGTTTCCGGGGTCGACAGCGTACTGTGGCTCGACGATGTGGCAGACCTCAAACAACCGCTCGAGACAGCGGACGCAGATACGGTTCAGGGCTATTACAAGAACGGAAACGCCCTTTATACCGTCACGATCGCGGACGGGATGGAGCAGGAGGCCTCGGATGCGATCCGGGAGCTGATCGGGGAGGACGGCGCGCTTGCCGGCGAATCGCCCGACCTTGCAACCATGCAGCAGGCGACAGGCGCGGAGGTTGGGAACGCAATGGCGATCCTGTTGCCCATCATCATTGCTATCCTGATTTTATCTTCTTCTTCATGGATCGAGCCGCTGCTCTTTATCCTGACCATTGGCATTTCCATTCTAATCAATATGGGAACCAATATTTTTTTCGGAGAAGTCTCCTTCATGACCAACTCCGTAAGCCCGATCCTGCAGCTTGCGGTTTCGCTGGATTATGCTATTTTTCTGCTGCACAGCTTTGCCGACAACCGGAAAAAATACGGTGATGTGAACGAGGCGATGCGCCACGCCGTAAAGGAGTCGGCGTCGACCATTGCAGCCAGTGCAGCGACTACTTTATTCGGCTTTCTGGCGTTGACGTTTATGGACTTCCAGATCGGGGCGGACCTTGGCTGGAATCTTGCCAAAGGGATCGTCTTGAGCTTTGTGACGACGATGGTCTTCCTGCCCGCGCTTACGCTGTGCACCGTGAGGCTGATCGACAAAACACGGCACAGGCGGCTGATGCCGAATTTTAAAAATGTAAACAAGGTATTCTCGAAGCTTGCCGTTCCGGCGCTGATCCTGGTGATCCTCGTCGTCGTTCCCGCTTTCCTTGGGCAGGGGCAGACAGGCTTTGTCTACGGCAACAGCAGTGCCGCCCAGGCGAGTGAAAGCGGACGCGCAAAAGAGGAAATCCAGGAAGAGTTCGGGCAGTCTACCATTATGGCGCTGCTTGTGCCGCGGGGCGACGTCTCGAAGGAGTTCGCGATGGGAGGGGAGCTCGGTGACCTTAACCATGTAACGGCGGTCGTATCGTATGCCAATATGGTGGGCGCGGCCTATCCGCCGGAATTTTTGGGAGAAGACGTGACAGGGCAGTTCTATTCGGATCACTATGCCCGTATTGTGGTCTATACCGATACGCCGGCGGAGGGCGACGCGGCGTTCGGCACGGTGGAAGAAATCATGGCGGTCGCCCGGTCCTATTACGGCGACACCGTATATTCGGTCGGGGAGAGCGCGAATCTTTACGATATGAAGAACGTGGTGCAGGAGGACAACCGGTTTGTCACCATTCTGGCGGTAATCGCGATCTTCCTCGTGTTGCTGGTCACCTTCAAATCGGGCACCTTACCGTTCCTCCTTTTGCTGACGATCGAGGCGGGTATCTGGATCAATTTGGCAATTCCGTATTTCACCGGAACGTCCATCAACTTCATCGGCTACCTGGTGCTCAATACGGTACAGCTTGGGGCGACGGTGGATTACGCCATTTTATTAACCACGACGTATATGCGGAACAGGAAGGCCATGCCGCAGAAAGAGGCGATGCATCAGGCGATGGGGGATTCGTTCAAATCGATCTTGGTCTCCGCAGCGACGCTTGCAACGGCGGGCTTCACCCTGTACGCGACCTCATCCAACCCCGCGGTATCCGATATCGGCTTGCTGCTGGGGCGCGGAACGCTGCTGTCCCTCTTCATGGTGATCTGTTTCCTGCCCGCGCTTTTGAGGATATTTGACAAAGCAATTGCAAAGACGACCTATAAGGCCGGTTTTCTGATCGATAGGAGTAAAGCGAAATGA
- a CDS encoding TetR/AcrR family transcriptional regulator encodes METKKVDRRVKYTIEMLKGALVEAMQKEHISKISVKSLCELADINRSTFYAHFRDQYDLLHHIEQEVLDNITRQLERQDFDGKGPISFQVLNLILKYVRQNASLFKALLSDNCEPDIQREIMKLPDIISVQIYEGLDERAKDYLSVFGITGCVSVLQKWLQDGMPESTGQISELILQVLYHGIADFSWTARR; translated from the coding sequence ATGGAAACTAAAAAAGTAGACAGAAGGGTAAAATATACGATTGAAATGCTCAAGGGCGCTTTGGTGGAGGCAATGCAAAAAGAGCATATCTCCAAAATATCTGTAAAATCATTGTGCGAGCTTGCCGATATCAACCGCAGCACTTTTTACGCGCATTTCCGCGACCAGTACGACCTGCTTCACCATATTGAACAGGAAGTGCTCGACAATATTACAAGGCAGCTTGAACGGCAAGATTTTGATGGGAAGGGGCCCATTTCTTTCCAGGTCCTGAATCTTATCCTCAAATATGTGCGCCAGAACGCTTCCCTGTTCAAGGCCCTTCTGAGCGACAACTGTGAGCCGGACATCCAGCGGGAGATTATGAAGCTTCCCGATATCATTTCCGTCCAGATTTACGAAGGCCTTGACGAGCGCGCCAAGGACTACCTTTCCGTTTTCGGCATCACCGGCTGCGTAAGCGTCCTGCAAAAATGGCTGCAGGACGGCATGCCGGAGTCTACCGGGCAGATATCCGAACTTATTTTACAGGTCTTATACCACGGCATCGCAGATTTTTCATGGACGGCCCGGCGGTAA
- a CDS encoding bifunctional diguanylate cyclase/phosphodiesterase, whose product MRKPKKIFVVSLIIIVVIAIVAVSLMFFYASTVRRILDEENTSYLQEVTQQEAAIIDTQVQGDISTLEAVATIFGNDYTPSLSSGRSMDILQDLQVQNGFKRMGIIYPDGTALTTDGGTYNFSDRGYFKKALAEISNISDTFADIVDGENINVYAVPVYSGNGAQVECVLFATISTAVFEDKISVSTFGGRGYSYVVDQAGNKIAASHHEDSITFDNIFNLHGSTVEDPNGEFPAMQKNMAKGKSGVVSYLKHGEPYYISYAPIGVNSWYVVSAVPASVATAKSSYLITLTGWMTGAIVCTVIIFLVYIVLSQNKSRRNLERIAYEDELTGSLSWMKFREEVKNILREYPGRSFAMINFDINKFKIFNQLYDYQNGNMLLQHIAAVLKKDMRENELFTHTGADDFDVLIEYSSDEDIIGRILKWNQRIRDYGFARKRKYNLLLSYGIYKIQKDDTYVTRMNDRSKIAKNSVKSNAHTFYAFYDNVMNHEMLREKELENTMDAALANHEFEVYYQPKFDLKTQKPIAAEALVRWKSPQKGFMSPGSFIPVFERNGFITKLDLYVFEEACAALHRWIERGYPAIPVSVNFSRLNMYDDNFIQNLKGIVRKYGISTDLLEIELTESALVYNDELVVRRMNELREAGFCISIDDFGTGYSSLNLLRTLPVNVIKLDKRFFTLKFDSERERVIITSIVSMAQQLGITVVAEGVETKAQADFLKDVGRSIIVQGFLYARPMPEEDLLRLLTGGK is encoded by the coding sequence ATGCGAAAGCCGAAAAAAATATTTGTCGTTTCACTTATCATTATCGTCGTTATCGCCATTGTAGCGGTCTCTTTGATGTTCTTTTACGCCAGTACCGTGCGCCGGATTCTGGATGAGGAAAACACCTCTTATTTACAGGAGGTTACCCAGCAGGAAGCGGCGATCATCGATACGCAGGTACAGGGCGACATTTCTACCCTTGAGGCGGTCGCCACCATATTTGGAAACGATTATACGCCCAGCCTGTCTTCCGGCCGGTCGATGGATATCCTGCAGGACCTTCAGGTTCAGAACGGTTTCAAGAGGATGGGGATCATCTATCCCGACGGAACGGCGTTGACCACGGACGGCGGAACGTATAACTTTTCCGACCGTGGATACTTCAAGAAAGCGCTGGCGGAAATTTCAAATATCTCCGATACGTTCGCCGATATTGTAGACGGAGAGAATATCAACGTATATGCGGTTCCCGTTTACAGCGGCAACGGGGCGCAGGTGGAATGCGTGCTGTTTGCCACTATTTCGACTGCTGTATTTGAAGATAAAATTTCCGTCTCGACGTTCGGCGGACGCGGTTATTCTTATGTTGTCGACCAAGCAGGCAACAAGATTGCCGCTTCCCACCACGAGGACAGCATTACATTCGATAATATTTTTAATCTTCACGGCAGCACCGTGGAAGACCCGAACGGCGAGTTCCCCGCTATGCAGAAAAACATGGCCAAAGGCAAAAGCGGAGTTGTAAGCTACCTCAAACACGGCGAACCCTATTATATCAGTTATGCTCCGATCGGCGTAAATTCCTGGTATGTCGTTTCCGCCGTGCCGGCGTCCGTCGCCACGGCAAAAAGCTCTTACCTAATTACCCTCACAGGCTGGATGACCGGCGCCATCGTATGCACGGTTATCATTTTTCTGGTATATATTGTTTTATCACAGAACAAATCCCGGCGAAATCTCGAGCGGATCGCCTATGAGGATGAGCTGACAGGCTCTTTGAGCTGGATGAAATTCCGTGAAGAAGTAAAAAATATCCTGCGCGAGTATCCCGGCCGTTCCTTCGCAATGATTAATTTCGACATCAATAAATTCAAGATATTCAACCAGCTGTACGATTACCAGAACGGCAATATGCTGCTCCAGCATATCGCCGCGGTGCTGAAAAAGGATATGCGGGAGAACGAGCTTTTTACGCACACAGGCGCGGACGACTTCGATGTTTTGATCGAATATTCTTCCGACGAGGACATCATCGGCCGCATCCTGAAGTGGAACCAGAGAATCCGGGATTACGGCTTCGCCCGAAAACGGAAATATAACCTGCTCCTTTCCTACGGAATTTACAAAATCCAGAAGGACGATACCTATGTAACGCGGATGAACGACCGCAGCAAGATTGCCAAAAACAGCGTGAAGAGCAACGCCCATACCTTTTACGCATTCTACGATAATGTGATGAACCACGAAATGCTGCGCGAAAAAGAACTCGAAAACACGATGGACGCCGCGCTTGCAAATCATGAATTTGAAGTTTATTATCAGCCTAAATTTGATCTTAAAACGCAAAAACCAATTGCAGCGGAGGCGCTTGTGCGCTGGAAATCTCCGCAAAAAGGCTTTATGAGTCCGGGCTCGTTCATACCCGTATTTGAACGCAACGGGTTTATCACCAAGCTCGACCTGTATGTATTTGAGGAAGCCTGCGCGGCCCTCCACCGCTGGATCGAACGCGGATATCCGGCGATCCCGGTTTCGGTCAATTTCTCGCGCCTCAATATGTACGATGATAATTTTATCCAAAACCTGAAGGGCATCGTCCGGAAATACGGCATCTCCACCGATTTATTGGAGATCGAGCTCACCGAGAGCGCTCTCGTGTACAACGACGAACTGGTCGTCCGGCGAATGAACGAACTGCGGGAAGCCGGCTTCTGTATCTCGATCGACGATTTCGGCACCGGATATTCCTCGCTCAATCTCTTGCGCACCCTGCCGGTCAATGTAATCAAGCTCGATAAGCGTTTCTTCACGCTGAAATTTGATTCCGAACGCGAGCGCGTCATCATCACGAGCATCGTCAGTATGGCGCAGCAGCTTGGAATCACCGTTGTTGCGGAGGGCGTCGAAACAAAGGCACAGGCCGATTTTCTCAAAGACGTTGGAAGGAGTATTATTGTACAGGGTTTCCTGTACGCGCGGCCCATGCCGGAGGAGGACCTCCTGCGGCTGCTTACCGGCGGCAAATAA
- a CDS encoding nitroreductase family protein, translating into MSFLELAKKRYSVRSYKEAPVEREKLDQILGVGRVAPTGANKQPQRLIVVQSKEGLEKVGKAARFYGAPCVIIVCSDTGETWKRPYDGKKLTDIDASIVTDHMMMQATELGLGTLWICWFDPGVLRAEFDIPGHLEIVNLLAVGYADGEPQSPERHGKVRKPLGETVFYEDLQ; encoded by the coding sequence ATGAGTTTTCTGGAACTTGCCAAAAAGAGATATTCGGTGCGCAGCTACAAGGAAGCGCCGGTAGAACGTGAAAAGCTAGATCAAATACTCGGGGTGGGGCGGGTTGCGCCCACGGGGGCCAATAAACAGCCCCAGCGCCTGATCGTAGTGCAGAGCAAAGAGGGGCTTGAAAAGGTGGGCAAAGCCGCACGTTTTTATGGCGCGCCGTGTGTCATCATCGTATGCAGCGATACGGGGGAAACCTGGAAACGCCCGTATGACGGAAAGAAACTGACCGATATCGACGCGAGTATTGTGACAGACCATATGATGATGCAGGCAACGGAGCTCGGTCTGGGGACGCTCTGGATCTGCTGGTTTGATCCCGGCGTACTGCGTGCGGAATTTGATATTCCCGGGCATCTTGAGATTGTGAACCTGCTTGCGGTTGGTTATGCGGACGGCGAGCCGCAGAGCCCGGAACGGCATGGGAAAGTACGCAAGCCGCTCGGCGAGACCGTTTTTTATGAGGATTTGCAGTAG
- a CDS encoding flavodoxin family protein, protein MVEVRYFSKSGNTKAVADVIAAEAGVKAGSVEGADAVRADILFLGGALYAGGIAGKLKKFIKTLSPEHVGCVAVFSTTANPNGAYAKIKKALDKQGLRVLEHEFHCTGGQAKSGEAARHAAVFANEVLEETRRG, encoded by the coding sequence ATGGTAGAGGTACGGTACTTTTCAAAATCGGGAAACACAAAGGCGGTTGCAGATGTAATTGCCGCCGAAGCCGGCGTAAAGGCCGGAAGCGTGGAAGGCGCGGATGCGGTGCGCGCGGACATTCTGTTTCTCGGCGGTGCGCTGTATGCGGGAGGCATTGCAGGCAAGCTGAAAAAGTTTATTAAAACGCTTTCCCCGGAGCATGTCGGATGCGTGGCGGTATTCAGCACCACGGCAAATCCGAACGGCGCGTATGCGAAGATCAAAAAAGCGCTGGATAAGCAGGGGTTGCGCGTGCTGGAGCATGAATTCCACTGTACGGGCGGGCAGGCGAAAAGCGGGGAAGCGGCACGGCATGCCGCAGTGTTTGCGAACGAGGTGTTGGAAGAAACCAGGCGCGGATAA
- the proS gene encoding proline--tRNA ligase, with product MAKQTGGFVEHITPQNEDFSRWYTDVIKMADMIDYSEVKGCMVIKQYGYGIWELIQNQLDARFKETGHKNAYFPLLIPKHLLEKEAEHVEGFAPEVAWVTQGGTEKLAEPLCIRPTSETIICSMYSKWVQSYRDLPVLLNQWCNVLRWEKSTRPFLRTSEFLWQEGHTVHATREEAEEETVRMLGVYREFMENVLAIPVIAGQKSEKEKFAGADHTYTVEAMMLDGKALQMGTSHNLGQNFAKGFDIQFLDRDGQLKYAWQTSWGVSTRMIGGIIMVHGDERGLKLPPRVAPIQCVIVPVAAHKEGVLEKAQELFDALKGAGIRTELDDRDQSPGWKFNEWELKGVPVRLEIGPRDIEKGACMLARRDTCEKESYPLENIEETVRQLLGKIHDNMFESAFRHREERTFDAHNWEEFMQGIEEGRGFVRAMWCGETECEEAIKEKTGVTTRCAPFEQKDLGNVCVHCGKPAKKMMYFAKSY from the coding sequence ATGGCAAAGCAAACAGGCGGATTTGTGGAACACATTACGCCGCAGAACGAAGATTTTTCGCGGTGGTATACGGACGTCATCAAAATGGCGGATATGATCGATTATTCCGAGGTCAAGGGCTGTATGGTCATCAAGCAGTACGGCTATGGGATATGGGAGCTGATCCAGAACCAGCTCGATGCGCGTTTCAAGGAAACGGGGCATAAAAATGCCTATTTTCCGCTGCTGATTCCCAAGCACCTGCTGGAAAAAGAAGCGGAGCATGTGGAAGGATTTGCCCCCGAGGTGGCATGGGTCACGCAGGGCGGAACGGAAAAGCTGGCGGAGCCGCTGTGCATCCGTCCCACGTCCGAGACGATCATTTGTTCCATGTATTCCAAATGGGTGCAGAGCTACCGGGATTTGCCTGTGCTGCTGAACCAGTGGTGCAATGTTCTGCGGTGGGAAAAGAGCACGCGTCCTTTCCTGCGCACGTCGGAATTCCTGTGGCAGGAAGGACATACCGTACATGCAACCCGGGAAGAGGCGGAGGAAGAGACTGTGCGGATGCTCGGCGTATACAGGGAGTTTATGGAAAATGTGCTTGCGATCCCGGTGATTGCCGGACAGAAGAGTGAAAAGGAGAAGTTTGCGGGCGCGGATCACACCTATACCGTGGAAGCGATGATGCTTGACGGCAAAGCGCTCCAGATGGGTACGTCCCATAACCTCGGGCAGAATTTTGCAAAGGGGTTTGATATCCAGTTCCTCGACCGGGACGGGCAGCTGAAATATGCGTGGCAGACGTCGTGGGGCGTTTCCACCCGCATGATCGGCGGGATTATTATGGTGCACGGAGACGAGCGCGGCCTGAAGCTGCCGCCGCGTGTTGCGCCCATTCAGTGCGTGATCGTTCCCGTAGCGGCGCACAAAGAGGGCGTCCTTGAAAAAGCGCAGGAGCTTTTCGACGCGCTCAAAGGCGCGGGAATCCGCACAGAGCTTGACGACCGCGACCAGAGTCCGGGCTGGAAGTTTAACGAATGGGAACTGAAAGGCGTTCCGGTGCGGCTGGAGATCGGTCCGCGCGATATCGAGAAGGGCGCGTGCATGCTCGCGCGCAGGGACACCTGTGAAAAGGAATCTTATCCGCTCGAAAACATTGAAGAAACCGTGCGGCAGCTGCTCGGTAAAATTCACGACAACATGTTCGAGAGCGCGTTTAGGCACCGGGAAGAGCGTACCTTCGACGCGCATAATTGGGAAGAATTTATGCAGGGCATCGAGGAAGGACGCGGCTTCGTGCGCGCAATGTGGTGCGGCGAGACGGAGTGCGAGGAAGCGATCAAGGAGAAAACCGGCGTAACGACGCGCTGCGCGCCGTTTGAGCAGAAAGACCTTGGCAATGTATGCGTGCATTGCGGAAAACCCGCAAAGAAAATGATGTATTTCGCGAAATCTTATTAA